The Pocillopora verrucosa isolate sample1 chromosome 2, ASM3666991v2, whole genome shotgun sequence genome has a segment encoding these proteins:
- the LOC131790517 gene encoding transcriptional regulator Myc-1-like isoform X1, whose protein sequence is MRMAVQVESLCKSFALENDPDASYFLIHSEKDEHGNEGYSSPVPSHDIWKKFELLPTPPRSPSRSPPHTPVSFHSYEDEYCSVADTLQIVSDILDEDSCSPAPSATVEISLNSLKSKLIQDCMWNGSNYESALDVKVLAASLNTDDLPFETPCATPPPVEYVSSDCVDPSTVFPYPINESHQNLCGSHNSSDSEEEIDVVTIEKPKRKRLPQVTDEPPAKRIKPVAMKPKAVVPASSPSKENKKDFKRQNSSTSDEEGDLSKRATHNVLERKRRNDLKTSFHILREEVPDIKDNERAPKVTILRKAKDYVDKLKKDEMRLQAELAKERRKNEDLLDRFYALGQKRK, encoded by the exons ATGAG AATGGCTGTACAAGTCGAGTCCTTGTGCAAATCTTTTGCACTGGAAAACGACCCGGATGCGTCGTACTTTCTGATTCATTCAGAAAAAGATGAGCATGGAAATGAAGGCTACAGCTCTCCTGTCCCATCTCATGACATTTGGAAAAAGTTTGAACTACTACCGACACCACCTCGTTCTCCGTCTCGATCACCTCCACATACGCCAGTCAGTTTTCATTCATACGAAGATGAGTACTGCTCGGTTGCTGACACTCTGCAGATAGTGTCAGATATTTTAGATGAGGACAGTTGTTCACCTGCACCCTCGGCGACCGTTGAAATTTCTCTTAATAGTCTGAAGTCCAAACTCATTCAGGACTGCATGTGGAACGGCTCCAACTATGAGAGTGCGTTAGATGTTAAAGTCCTCGCCGCTTCTTTGAATACGGACGACCTTCCTTTCGAGACTCCGTGTGCTACTCCTCCGCCAGTGGAATATGTAAGCTCTGATTGTGTTGATCCTTCAACGGTATTTCCCTATCCTATAAACGAATCACATCAAAACTTGTGTGGATCCCACAATTCGAGCGATTCAG AAGAGGAAATAGACGTAGTGACCATCGAGAAACCAAAGCGAAAGCGGCTTCCACAAGTTACAGATGAACCGCCGGCAAAACGCATTAAACCTGTTGCGATGAAACCTAAAGCGGTAGTCCCTGCTTCAAGCCCTtccaaagagaacaaaaaagattttaaacgGCAGAACAGTTCAACCTCGGACGAAGAAGGTGATCTCAGTAAGAGAGCAACCCACAATGTTCTCGAGCGGAAGCGAAGGAATGATCTCAAGACAAGCTTTCACATTCTCAGGGAAGAGGTTCCTGATATAAAAGACAATGAAAGAGCTCCAAAAGTTACGATCTTGAGGAAAGCAAAAGACTATGTCGATAAACTAAAAAAGGACGAAATGCGATTGCAGGCAGAACTTGCGAAAGAACGACGGAAAAACGAGGATCTTTTGGACAGGTTCTATGCTCTTGGgcagaaacgaaaataa
- the LOC131790517 gene encoding transcriptional regulator Myc-1-like isoform X2, whose product MAVQVESLCKSFALENDPDASYFLIHSEKDEHGNEGYSSPVPSHDIWKKFELLPTPPRSPSRSPPHTPVSFHSYEDEYCSVADTLQIVSDILDEDSCSPAPSATVEISLNSLKSKLIQDCMWNGSNYESALDVKVLAASLNTDDLPFETPCATPPPVEYVSSDCVDPSTVFPYPINESHQNLCGSHNSSDSEEEIDVVTIEKPKRKRLPQVTDEPPAKRIKPVAMKPKAVVPASSPSKENKKDFKRQNSSTSDEEGDLSKRATHNVLERKRRNDLKTSFHILREEVPDIKDNERAPKVTILRKAKDYVDKLKKDEMRLQAELAKERRKNEDLLDRFYALGQKRK is encoded by the exons ATGGCTGTACAAGTCGAGTCCTTGTGCAAATCTTTTGCACTGGAAAACGACCCGGATGCGTCGTACTTTCTGATTCATTCAGAAAAAGATGAGCATGGAAATGAAGGCTACAGCTCTCCTGTCCCATCTCATGACATTTGGAAAAAGTTTGAACTACTACCGACACCACCTCGTTCTCCGTCTCGATCACCTCCACATACGCCAGTCAGTTTTCATTCATACGAAGATGAGTACTGCTCGGTTGCTGACACTCTGCAGATAGTGTCAGATATTTTAGATGAGGACAGTTGTTCACCTGCACCCTCGGCGACCGTTGAAATTTCTCTTAATAGTCTGAAGTCCAAACTCATTCAGGACTGCATGTGGAACGGCTCCAACTATGAGAGTGCGTTAGATGTTAAAGTCCTCGCCGCTTCTTTGAATACGGACGACCTTCCTTTCGAGACTCCGTGTGCTACTCCTCCGCCAGTGGAATATGTAAGCTCTGATTGTGTTGATCCTTCAACGGTATTTCCCTATCCTATAAACGAATCACATCAAAACTTGTGTGGATCCCACAATTCGAGCGATTCAG AAGAGGAAATAGACGTAGTGACCATCGAGAAACCAAAGCGAAAGCGGCTTCCACAAGTTACAGATGAACCGCCGGCAAAACGCATTAAACCTGTTGCGATGAAACCTAAAGCGGTAGTCCCTGCTTCAAGCCCTtccaaagagaacaaaaaagattttaaacgGCAGAACAGTTCAACCTCGGACGAAGAAGGTGATCTCAGTAAGAGAGCAACCCACAATGTTCTCGAGCGGAAGCGAAGGAATGATCTCAAGACAAGCTTTCACATTCTCAGGGAAGAGGTTCCTGATATAAAAGACAATGAAAGAGCTCCAAAAGTTACGATCTTGAGGAAAGCAAAAGACTATGTCGATAAACTAAAAAAGGACGAAATGCGATTGCAGGCAGAACTTGCGAAAGAACGACGGAAAAACGAGGATCTTTTGGACAGGTTCTATGCTCTTGGgcagaaacgaaaataa